A genomic window from Aethina tumida isolate Nest 87 chromosome 4, icAetTumi1.1, whole genome shotgun sequence includes:
- the LOC109606163 gene encoding uncharacterized protein LOC109606163: MKCKNVCCLCFRLDPDPEPRYDVIEDEGEFVHVIENLIIKTVPTSMIKAINDEIRAVSMQKLKSVSVHSHHESFYNLTSLADVMSDPEVLEEHKEPPPPAEPKVYKVAPVIVPPKEYYVSNMGVVPFGGSMNIPMQDYPQWHNLIPLDTKKEFNTPTTNRKSVNKNIVGYTSMIYPKFKEQQEIDESTSPAEIRKTIERLQNEFSQVNKILVNYPNENKVSVHKVQGKKQTNDSPECRKRFACSHNEQPTVFYVNEEVPLNDSMPSSTHAGTDLTLDTKSSGPVAEISQMKGDNLNWKIIIKPHKSRRQSEDTTQASTSKN; the protein is encoded by the exons ATGAAGTGTAAGAACGTGTGCTGCCTGTGCTTCCGTCTCGACCCGGATCCGGAACCCCGTTACGATGTAATAGAGGACGAAGGCGAGTTCGTGCACGTAATAGAGAACTTGATAATAAAAACGGTTCCCACTTCTATGATTAAGGCAATCAACGATGAAATTAGGGCTGTGTCAATGCAAAAATTGAAATCGGTATCCGTGCATTCACATCACGAGTCATTTTATAACCTGACATCATTAGCTGACGTTATGTCGGATCCGGAGGTCCTTGAAGAACATAAGGAGCCTCCTCCTCCGGCCGAACCGAAAGTCTACAAGGTGGCGCCCGTTATAGTACCACCGAAGGAATATTATGTGAGCAATATGGGAGTTGTACCTTTCGGAg GTTCTATGAATATACCGATGCAAGATTATCCCCAATGGCACAATCTCATACCCCTTGACACCAAGAAAGAATTTAATACACCCACCACGAATCGTAAATCTGTTAACAAGAATATAGTTGGTTACACTTCAATGATCTATCCTAAATTCaag GAACAGCAAGAGATTGATGAGTCTACTTCACCGGCAGAAATACGAAAAACTATTGAAAGGCTGCAAAACGAATTTTCTCAAGTGAATAAAATCCTGGTGAATTATCCCAATGAAAATAAAGTCAGCGTACATAAAGTCCAAggcaaaaaacaaacaaatgatTCACCTGAGT gtAGGAAACGTTTCGCTTGTTCCCATAATGAACAACCTACTGTTTTCTACGTCAATGAGGAAGTACCTTTAAATGACAG CATGCCAAGTTCTACTCATGCAGGAACTGACCTCACTTTGGATACAAAGAGCAGTGGACCGGTGGCTGAGATCTCACAAATGAAAGGGGACAACCTTAATTGgaagataattattaagccccataaaa GTAGAAGACAAAGTGAAGATACAACTCAAGCAAGTACcagcaaaaattaa
- the LOC109606164 gene encoding uncharacterized protein LOC109606164 isoform X2 — translation MGSGHSKKKSKDVETAPQTIDKEAQTQEDDFPNSVCPEKYKSLLKFVSNRCNCKYCYGHSGGKENEEDDEDADDDKQIAKREPKKAKRTRPRAEIYRMKGSTVKWRIFLENDMEDNHVVVNHEGFDGSDIDVATIGKMSESDYATIQSGRNSRRST, via the exons ATGGGTTCCGGTCATTCAAAAAAGAAGTCCAAAGATGTAGAGACAGCGCCTCAGACCATCGACAAAGAAGCACAGACCCAAGAGGACGACTTCCCTAATTCAG TCTGTCCAGAGAAGTACAAAAGTCTACTTAAGTTCGTCTCAA atcgatgtaattgtaaatattgttatggTCACTCTGGAGGTAAGGAAAATGAGGAAGATGATGAGGATGCGGATGATGATAAACAAATAGCAAAACGTGAACCGAAAAAAGCCAAACGAACCAGACCAAGAGCAGAAATTTATAGAATGAAAGGATCTACGGTTAAGTGGAggatatttttggaaaacgaCATGGAAGATAATCATGTTGTTGTTAATCACGAAGGATTCGATGGATCAG atATTGATGTAGCAACTATTGGAAAAATGTCCGAATCAG attatgcGACGATCCAATCTGGAAGAAATAGTAGGAGGAGTACTTAA
- the LOC109606164 gene encoding uncharacterized protein LOC109606164 isoform X1: protein MGSGHSKKKSKDVETAPQTIDKEAQTQEDDFPNSDKNMFVVCPEKYKSLLKFVSNRCNCKYCYGHSGGKENEEDDEDADDDKQIAKREPKKAKRTRPRAEIYRMKGSTVKWRIFLENDMEDNHVVVNHEGFDGSDIDVATIGKMSESDYATIQSGRNSRRST from the exons ATGGGTTCCGGTCATTCAAAAAAGAAGTCCAAAGATGTAGAGACAGCGCCTCAGACCATCGACAAAGAAGCACAGACCCAAGAGGACGACTTCCCTAATTCAG ataaaaatatgttcgtAGTCTGTCCAGAGAAGTACAAAAGTCTACTTAAGTTCGTCTCAA atcgatgtaattgtaaatattgttatggTCACTCTGGAGGTAAGGAAAATGAGGAAGATGATGAGGATGCGGATGATGATAAACAAATAGCAAAACGTGAACCGAAAAAAGCCAAACGAACCAGACCAAGAGCAGAAATTTATAGAATGAAAGGATCTACGGTTAAGTGGAggatatttttggaaaacgaCATGGAAGATAATCATGTTGTTGTTAATCACGAAGGATTCGATGGATCAG atATTGATGTAGCAACTATTGGAAAAATGTCCGAATCAG attatgcGACGATCCAATCTGGAAGAAATAGTAGGAGGAGTACTTAA
- the LOC109606165 gene encoding uncharacterized protein LOC109606165, translating into MDTKSKNLNETLKPIMDLSEINTLTICPEKYKGLLEYVANQCTCKNCDGNINNQKTRDRSQSEDKKPKRTKPRAEICKLKGTIVQWRITLENDLDDNCVIVNHEGFRGSDIEVSEIKKTATTETIRSGSVKDEKGEDVE; encoded by the exons ATGGACACaaagtctaaaaatttaaatgaaacattaaaacCAATAATGGATCTTTCAG AAATAAACACTCTCACCATATGTCCTGAGAAGTACAAGGGACTGCTGGAGTACGTAGCAA ATCAATGCACGTGCAAAAATTGCGATGGCAACATCAATAATCAGAAGACGAGGGATCGTAGCCAGAGCGAGGATAAAAAACCCAAACGAACTAAACCTAGGGCCGAGATCTGCAAGTTGAAAGGAACAATTGTTCAGTGGAGGATCACTCTTGAAAACGATCTAGATGACAACTGTGTGATCGTTAATCACGAAGGCTTTCGAGGATCTG acattGAAGTATCAGAGATAAAGAAGACAGCAACAACAG AGACTATAAGAAGTGGTTCTGTGAAAGACGAGAAAGGGGAAgatgtagaatag